A stretch of Alkalicella caledoniensis DNA encodes these proteins:
- a CDS encoding ABC transporter permease has protein sequence MFKSIFKTFRYKKILSVFLLLSYVAGFVAISLAISQYYVAKEAYAANYIGNPEDIYYIEYDSSDFSKESDIINKLIEIIGMNEILYSPVNRSGSGIPQDIAIAFQAYKESPDYLPPLIIGRHFTPDETQGSKPIALAGKIIADRYDNLVFNGVTFEIIGIIGMEHRGSTWDDTVYLPFGFAETLFPVGEGNKFGTIRLHGSTRALNAALELQSTINGFPSYSNVYIYQPEDHGLDLFNFIVYTVIAILVLIITCVNVVNLSSFWIHKRKKEIGIRRALGATDGSIKKLVLFDMILLCFFGACLAITTQFIASLYIDTTLPIDITPSHLTMAILVPSICGIATTTIPMKIALKFEPKDAMKGR, from the coding sequence ATGTTTAAGTCTATATTTAAAACATTTAGGTATAAAAAGATTCTATCTGTTTTTTTGCTTTTAAGCTATGTGGCTGGCTTTGTGGCTATATCCTTAGCTATTAGCCAGTATTATGTGGCAAAAGAAGCATACGCTGCAAATTATATAGGAAATCCAGAAGATATCTACTACATAGAGTACGATTCCAGTGATTTTTCTAAAGAGTCTGATATTATCAATAAATTGATTGAAATCATTGGCATGAATGAAATTTTGTACTCCCCGGTAAACAGGAGCGGCTCGGGGATTCCTCAAGATATTGCCATTGCATTTCAAGCTTATAAGGAGAGTCCTGATTATTTGCCTCCATTGATTATAGGCAGGCATTTTACTCCTGATGAAACTCAAGGCTCTAAGCCTATAGCATTGGCTGGTAAGATCATTGCGGACAGGTATGATAACCTTGTTTTTAATGGGGTTACTTTTGAAATAATAGGTATTATAGGAATGGAGCATAGGGGTAGTACTTGGGATGATACTGTTTATCTACCTTTTGGATTTGCAGAAACATTGTTCCCAGTAGGTGAAGGAAATAAGTTTGGTACCATCAGGCTACATGGTTCCACAAGGGCCCTTAATGCTGCGTTAGAATTACAGAGTACAATTAACGGATTTCCAAGTTATTCAAATGTATATATATATCAGCCCGAAGATCATGGGCTAGACCTTTTTAATTTTATTGTATACACAGTCATCGCCATTTTAGTTTTGATTATTACATGTGTTAATGTAGTTAACCTATCATCCTTTTGGATACATAAAAGAAAGAAAGAAATAGGAATACGTAGAGCCCTAGGAGCTACAGATGGTTCTATTAAAAAGTTGGTACTATTTGACATGATACTGCTTTGTTTCTTTGGAGCTTGTCTTGCCATCACTACTCAGTTTATAGCATCTCTTTATATAGATACCACATTACCTATAGATATTACGCCTTCACACTTAACAATGGCCATTTTAGTTCCTTCAATATGTGGAATTGCTACAACCACCATCCCAATGAAAATAGCACTAAAATTTGAGCCTAAAGATGCTATGAAAGGGAGGTAA
- a CDS encoding ABC transporter ATP-binding protein, translating into MALIKLKNITKVYGAEKDLPTYALDSVDLEIQEGEMVAIMGPSGSGKSTLLNIIGCLDKPTEGEYFLNGDEVSQLNRNQLAKVRNMQIGFVFQHFALLADHTAQENIELPLIYRGQFSTKISRDDREVMAVEMLKQVGLKDHNYKRPSELSGGEQQRVAIARALVGEPNMLLADEPTGALDQKTGEGIMELLVNINKQGKTVIIVTHDPKVAAHCSRTIRMEDGKIISYDDNGKIE; encoded by the coding sequence ATGGCACTTATAAAGCTAAAGAATATAACGAAAGTTTATGGAGCAGAAAAGGATTTGCCCACCTATGCATTGGATAGTGTAGACTTAGAAATACAAGAGGGAGAAATGGTGGCAATAATGGGGCCATCGGGCTCAGGGAAGTCTACTTTGTTAAATATCATTGGTTGTTTAGATAAGCCCACAGAGGGTGAGTATTTTTTAAATGGAGATGAAGTCAGTCAACTCAACAGAAATCAATTGGCAAAGGTCAGGAATATGCAGATAGGGTTTGTTTTTCAACATTTTGCACTTCTGGCAGATCATACTGCCCAAGAGAATATAGAGCTGCCACTTATCTACCGAGGACAGTTTAGTACTAAGATTTCTAGGGATGACAGGGAAGTTATGGCAGTGGAGATGTTAAAGCAGGTAGGGCTTAAGGATCATAACTATAAGAGACCATCTGAACTGTCTGGTGGTGAACAACAAAGGGTAGCCATAGCCCGTGCCCTTGTGGGAGAGCCAAATATGCTATTAGCAGATGAACCTACTGGTGCATTGGATCAAAAAACTGGTGAAGGTATAATGGAGCTGCTGGTAAACATAAATAAACAGGGTAAAACAGTTATTATAGTAACCCATGACCCTAAGGTTGCAGCACATTGTAGTAGAACTATACGGATGGAAGATGGAAAAATAATAAGCTATGATGACAATGGTAAAATAGAGTAG